In the genome of Panthera uncia isolate 11264 chromosome B3 unlocalized genomic scaffold, Puncia_PCG_1.0 HiC_scaffold_1, whole genome shotgun sequence, one region contains:
- the LOC125909817 gene encoding MICOS complex subunit MIC26-like — MFKVIQRSVGPASLSLLTFKVYASPKKDSPHKTSVKVNELSLYSVPESPSKYVDEPRTQLEESISHIRHYCEPYTSWCQEMYSQTKPKMQSLVQWGLDSYEYLQNAPPGFFPRLGVIGFAGILGLLLARGSKIKKLVYPPGFMGLAACLYYPQQAIVFVQVSGEKLYDWGLRGYIVVEDLWKENFQKPGNVKNSPGNK, encoded by the coding sequence ATGTTCAAGGTAATTCAGAGGTCTGTGGGGCCAGCCAGCCTGAGTCTGCTCACCTTCAAAGTCTATGCATCACCTAAAAAGGATTCACCTCACAAAACTTCCGTGAAGGTTAATGAGCTTTCACTCTACTCCGTTCCTGAGAGTCCATCTAAATATGTGGATGAGCCAAGGACCCAACTTGAAGAAAGCATCTCACATATCCGACATTATTGCGAGCCATACACAAGTTGGTGTCAGGAAATGTACTCACAAACTAAACCCAAGATGCAGAGCTTGGTTCAGTGGGGGTTAGACAGCTATGAATATCTCCAAAATGCACCTCCTGGATTTTTTCCAAGACTTGGTGTTATTGGTTTTGCTGGCATTCTTGGACTTCTTTTGGCTAGAggttcaaaaataaagaagttggtGTATCCCCCTGGGTTCATGGGATTAGCTGCCTGTCTTTATTATCCACAACAAGCCATCGTGTTTGTCCAGGTCAGCGGGGAGAAATTATATGACTGGGGTTTACGAGGATACATAGTCGTAGAAGATTTGTGGAAGGAGAACTTTCAAAAGCCAGGAAATGTGAAGAATTCACCTGGGAATAAGTAG